From the genome of Paracoccus seriniphilus, one region includes:
- a CDS encoding IS30 family transposase, with translation MAHIELDLRERRTIEDMLNAKTPVSKIAASLGRHRSTVYREIKRNRFEDNELPYLNGYYGVNAQRAAAARRMRRRKLVRLKELRKAVITQLKEGWSPEQIAGRLWFEGQPVRVSHETIYAYVYGPDGQSEELARHLPSRRKKRQPRHARRPRGLVFPPERSIHQRPEHVKSRETFGEWEGDLMIFERAQGNANVATLVERKTRFAVLFRNQDRSTTHLMNRLMDVMEPLPQPARSSITFDRGIEFRNWRKLKPGIGTEAWFCDPQAPWQKGSVENLNKRVRRYLPRDTPVAALSNRSMKAICDRLNGTPRKCLGWRTPAEAFRDELMKPG, from the coding sequence ATGGCCCACATAGAGCTGGATTTGCGAGAACGGCGCACAATTGAGGATATGCTGAACGCAAAGACGCCCGTGAGCAAGATCGCGGCTTCGCTCGGCAGGCATCGCTCTACTGTCTACCGGGAAATCAAGCGCAACCGCTTTGAAGACAATGAACTGCCATATCTGAACGGCTACTACGGTGTGAACGCGCAGCGAGCCGCGGCCGCCAGACGCATGCGCCGCCGCAAACTCGTGCGATTGAAAGAACTGCGCAAAGCAGTGATCACCCAATTGAAGGAAGGCTGGTCACCAGAGCAGATTGCCGGCCGTCTTTGGTTTGAAGGCCAACCGGTGCGCGTGAGCCACGAGACCATTTACGCTTACGTCTATGGCCCCGATGGCCAATCCGAAGAACTGGCGCGCCACCTGCCGAGCCGGCGCAAGAAACGGCAGCCGCGCCATGCGCGCAGGCCGCGCGGCCTTGTTTTCCCGCCGGAGCGCTCCATTCATCAGCGCCCGGAGCACGTGAAGTCCCGCGAGACATTCGGTGAATGGGAAGGCGATCTGATGATTTTCGAACGCGCCCAGGGCAATGCCAACGTGGCCACGCTTGTAGAGCGAAAGACGCGGTTTGCCGTCTTGTTCAGAAACCAGGACCGGAGCACCACACACCTGATGAACCGGCTGATGGACGTCATGGAACCCCTGCCCCAGCCGGCGCGGAGCTCCATCACTTTCGACAGAGGGATCGAGTTCCGGAACTGGCGCAAGCTCAAGCCTGGGATCGGAACGGAAGCGTGGTTCTGCGATCCCCAAGCGCCCTGGCAGAAAGGATCCGTCGAGAACCTCAACAAGCGGGTCCGCCGCTACCTGCCACGGGATACGCCTGTGGCCGCGCTCTCAAATCGCTCGATGAAGGCGATTTGCGACCGCTTGAACGGCACACCCAGAAAATGCCTCGGATGGCGCACACCGGCTGAAGCCTTCAGGGACGAACTCATGAAGCCAGGATAG
- the metZ gene encoding O-succinylhomoserine sulfhydrylase codes for MAGKPKTPCPDDVHPRTAAVHHGTRRSQYGEMSEAIFMTQGFVYDSAEQAEARFLESGPDEFIYARYGNPTSRMFEDRMSALEGTEDAFATASGMAAVNGALFSICAPGDHVVAARALFGSCIYVLDLLAKFGVEVTYVDGTDLDQWAGAIRQGTRAVFFESVSNPGLEVTDIKAVAELAHAAGAMVVVDNVFATPVFSRAVELGADVVVYSATKHIDGGGRALAGVICGTRDFIRKTVEPYVKHTGGAISPFHSWIMLNGLTTMDLRVRAQADTADKVARAMQGNPHLSRVVYPGLADHPQHELAMRQMGAGGTMIALEVAGGKDDAFAALNRLRIVKISNNLGDAKSIVTHPATTTHQRLSDEAKATLGISPGLLRLSIGLEDPRDLIADLTQALAG; via the coding sequence ATGGCCGGAAAGCCCAAGACCCCTTGCCCCGATGACGTTCACCCCCGGACCGCCGCCGTTCATCACGGCACCCGGCGCAGCCAGTATGGCGAGATGTCCGAGGCGATCTTCATGACGCAGGGCTTTGTCTATGACAGTGCCGAGCAGGCTGAAGCCCGGTTCCTTGAAAGCGGGCCGGATGAATTCATCTATGCCCGCTATGGCAATCCGACCAGCCGCATGTTCGAGGACCGCATGTCCGCGCTGGAGGGAACCGAGGACGCCTTTGCCACCGCCAGCGGCATGGCCGCAGTGAATGGCGCGCTGTTTTCCATCTGTGCGCCGGGCGATCATGTCGTGGCGGCGCGGGCGTTGTTCGGCTCTTGCATCTACGTGCTGGACCTCTTGGCCAAATTCGGTGTCGAGGTCACCTATGTCGATGGCACCGACCTCGACCAGTGGGCCGGTGCGATCCGTCAGGGCACCAGGGCCGTGTTCTTTGAGTCCGTGTCCAATCCCGGGCTTGAGGTCACGGATATCAAGGCCGTCGCCGAACTGGCCCATGCGGCGGGGGCCATGGTCGTTGTCGACAATGTCTTTGCCACGCCGGTCTTCTCGCGCGCGGTGGAACTGGGCGCCGATGTCGTGGTCTATTCCGCGACCAAGCATATCGATGGCGGCGGACGGGCGCTGGCCGGGGTCATCTGCGGAACGCGCGATTTCATCCGCAAGACGGTCGAGCCCTATGTCAAGCATACCGGCGGCGCGATCAGCCCGTTTCATAGCTGGATCATGCTGAACGGGCTGACCACCATGGATCTGCGGGTGCGCGCACAGGCCGATACGGCCGACAAGGTTGCCCGCGCGATGCAGGGGAATCCGCATCTGTCGCGTGTCGTCTATCCGGGGCTTGCCGATCATCCCCAGCATGAGCTGGCCATGCGCCAGATGGGGGCGGGGGGCACGATGATTGCCCTGGAGGTTGCCGGGGGAAAGGATGATGCCTTTGCCGCGCTGAACCGGCTGCGGATCGTCAAGATCTCGAACAACCTGGGAGATGCGAAGTCCATCGTGACACATCCGGCAACCACGACCCATCAACGCCTTTCCGATGAGGCCAAGGCAACCCTGGGAATCTCTCCGGGTCTGTTGCGCCTGTCCATCGGCCTGGAAGATCCCCGTGATCTGATCGCCGATCTGACCCAGGCGCTGGCGGGCTGA
- the folE2 gene encoding GTP cyclohydrolase FolE2, which translates to MTDARPLVPAYPALVREYDAEFRVDDDYRAGLPDLQNGPASLIVGARAPIQHVGISNFRLPIRYQTRAGGEVALETSVTGTVSLDADRKGINMSRIMRSFYGHSDHLFSLSVLEAALDDYKADLDAFDARIQMRFSYPVRVESLRSGLSGWQYYDIAQEVIERKGERLRIMHFDYVYSSTCPCSLELSEHARESRSRLATPHSQRSIARISLVMAGPEKVWFEDLVDLCRRAVPTETQVMVKREDEQAFAELNASNPIFVEDAVRAFAKELQGDPRIGDFRVVASHQESLHSHDAVSLLVDGPTFAQSSLDPMTFESLRV; encoded by the coding sequence TTGACTGATGCACGCCCTCTCGTTCCGGCTTATCCGGCGCTTGTTCGCGAATATGACGCGGAATTTCGCGTGGATGACGACTATCGCGCTGGCCTGCCGGATTTGCAGAACGGTCCGGCCAGCCTGATCGTGGGCGCGCGGGCGCCGATCCAGCATGTCGGCATTTCCAACTTCCGCTTGCCGATCCGCTATCAGACGCGGGCGGGGGGCGAGGTCGCGCTGGAAACCAGCGTGACCGGCACCGTCAGTCTGGATGCCGACCGCAAGGGCATCAACATGAGCCGCATCATGCGCTCTTTCTATGGGCATTCCGATCACCTGTTCAGCCTGTCGGTGCTGGAGGCGGCGCTGGATGACTACAAGGCCGATCTCGACGCCTTTGACGCGCGGATCCAGATGCGCTTTTCCTATCCGGTGCGGGTGGAATCGCTGCGTTCGGGTCTGTCGGGCTGGCAGTATTACGACATTGCCCAGGAGGTGATCGAGCGGAAGGGCGAGCGGTTGCGGATCATGCATTTCGACTATGTCTATTCCTCGACCTGCCCCTGTTCGCTGGAACTGTCGGAACATGCCCGTGAATCCAGATCGCGTCTGGCGACGCCGCATTCGCAGCGATCGATCGCGCGAATCTCATTGGTGATGGCGGGGCCCGAAAAGGTCTGGTTCGAGGATCTGGTCGACCTGTGCCGCCGCGCCGTTCCGACGGAAACGCAGGTCATGGTCAAGCGCGAGGATGAGCAGGCCTTTGCCGAGCTGAACGCCTCGAACCCGATTTTCGTCGAGGATGCCGTGCGCGCCTTTGCCAAGGAATTGCAGGGCGATCCCCGGATCGGCGATTTCCGCGTCGTGGCCAGCCATCAGGAATCCCTGCACTCCCACGATGCCGTCAGCCTGCTGGTGGACGGGCCGACCTTTGCCCAATCCTCGCTGGATCCGATGACGTTCGAAAGCCTGCGCGTCTGA
- a CDS encoding UvrD-helicase domain-containing protein, which translates to MELLDDSDDFDGVPLSQRAIAARPAPYLEGLNAAQRAAVETLDGPVLMLAGAGTGKTRALTTRIAHLLVQGRAWPSQILAVTFTNKAAREMKDRIGRLLGESVEGLPWLGTFHSISVKILRRHAELIGNGDLHLKPSFTILDTDDQIRLLKQLIQAENLDEKRWPARQLAHLIDGWKNRCLTPANLPKGEDATFDGWGGRLYQAYQNRLLTLNAVDFGDLLMHCVTLFQAHPDVLKSWQDRFRYILVDEYQDTNVAQYMWLRLLAQAHRNICCVGDDDQSIYGWRGAEVGNILRFEKDFPGAQVIRLEQNYRSTPEILAAASGLIAANAGRLGKTLWTDAESGEKVRLIGHWDGEAEARWIGEEIEAFQGGHRASMGPVSLNDIAILVRASHQMRAFEDRFMTIGLPYRVIGGPRFYERQEIRDAMAYFRLVVSPDDDLAFERIVNTPKRGLGDKAVKTIQSAARNNGVSLLEGARIVVEDKQLGGKGLANLRDFVTGIARWQVDALNSAASHVELAERILDESGYTAMWQNDKSPDAPGRLDNLKELVKALEEFENLQGFLEHVALVMDRDKDEAGEEVSIMTLHGAKGLEFPIVFLPGWEDGLFPNQRAMDENGTKGVEEERRLAYVGLTRAERMATITFAGNRRLYGQWQSAMPSRFIDELPPEHVEVLTPPGLYGGGYGAAMAHAGGAPAAGMQERAARADVYNSPGWKRMQARAAERKTPIPRATVTIDADPAAGFSVGDKVVHAKFGQGQVMGIAEGTLTVQFEAGFKNIKASYVRPAGDDQDVPF; encoded by the coding sequence ATGGAGCTTCTGGACGATTCCGACGATTTCGATGGGGTGCCGCTGTCGCAACGCGCGATTGCCGCACGCCCCGCGCCCTATCTTGAGGGGCTGAACGCCGCGCAGCGTGCTGCCGTTGAAACCCTTGACGGGCCGGTGCTGATGCTGGCCGGGGCCGGGACGGGCAAGACCCGGGCGCTGACCACCCGCATTGCCCATCTGCTGGTTCAGGGCAGGGCATGGCCCAGCCAGATTCTGGCGGTGACCTTTACCAACAAGGCCGCGCGGGAAATGAAGGACCGCATCGGTCGTTTGCTGGGCGAGTCAGTCGAGGGGCTGCCCTGGCTGGGGACCTTCCATTCGATCAGCGTCAAGATCCTGCGCCGCCATGCCGAGTTAATCGGCAATGGCGACCTGCATCTGAAACCCAGCTTTACCATTCTGGATACGGACGACCAGATCCGCCTGCTGAAACAGTTGATTCAGGCCGAGAACCTCGATGAGAAGCGCTGGCCTGCGCGGCAGTTGGCGCATCTGATCGACGGCTGGAAGAACCGCTGCCTGACGCCTGCCAATCTGCCCAAGGGCGAGGATGCGACATTCGACGGCTGGGGCGGGCGGCTGTATCAGGCCTATCAGAACCGCTTGCTGACGCTGAATGCGGTCGATTTCGGCGATCTTCTGATGCATTGCGTGACGCTGTTTCAGGCCCATCCCGATGTTCTGAAAAGCTGGCAGGATCGGTTCCGCTATATCCTGGTGGACGAATATCAGGATACCAATGTCGCCCAATACATGTGGCTGAGATTGCTGGCGCAGGCACACAGGAATATCTGCTGCGTGGGTGATGACGATCAGTCGATCTATGGCTGGCGTGGGGCCGAGGTGGGCAATATCCTGCGTTTCGAAAAGGATTTTCCCGGCGCCCAGGTGATCCGGCTGGAACAGAACTATCGTTCAACCCCGGAAATCCTCGCGGCGGCCTCGGGGTTGATCGCGGCCAATGCGGGCCGACTGGGCAAGACGCTGTGGACGGATGCCGAATCCGGCGAGAAGGTGCGTCTGATCGGCCATTGGGACGGCGAGGCCGAGGCCCGCTGGATCGGCGAGGAGATCGAGGCCTTCCAGGGTGGCCACCGGGCCTCGATGGGACCGGTCAGCCTGAACGATATCGCGATTCTCGTCCGGGCCTCGCATCAGATGCGGGCCTTCGAGGACCGTTTCATGACCATCGGTCTGCCCTATCGCGTGATTGGCGGCCCGCGCTTTTACGAACGTCAGGAAATTCGCGATGCGATGGCCTATTTCCGGCTGGTCGTATCGCCCGATGACGATCTGGCCTTTGAACGCATCGTCAATACGCCCAAGCGCGGGCTGGGAGACAAGGCGGTCAAGACCATCCAGTCGGCAGCGCGCAACAATGGTGTCAGCTTGCTGGAAGGCGCGCGCATCGTTGTCGAGGACAAGCAACTGGGCGGCAAGGGGCTGGCCAATCTGCGCGACTTCGTGACCGGCATCGCGCGCTGGCAGGTGGATGCGCTGAACAGCGCGGCCAGCCATGTCGAACTGGCTGAACGGATCCTGGATGAATCCGGCTATACCGCGATGTGGCAGAACGACAAATCACCTGATGCGCCGGGGCGGCTGGACAACCTCAAGGAACTGGTCAAGGCGCTTGAGGAATTCGAGAATCTTCAGGGCTTTCTGGAACATGTCGCGCTGGTCATGGACCGCGACAAGGATGAGGCCGGTGAAGAGGTCAGCATCATGACCCTGCATGGGGCCAAGGGGCTGGAATTTCCGATCGTCTTCCTGCCGGGTTGGGAAGACGGGCTGTTCCCGAACCAGCGGGCGATGGATGAAAATGGCACCAAGGGCGTCGAGGAAGAGCGTCGGCTGGCCTATGTCGGCCTGACCCGTGCCGAGCGCATGGCGACCATCACCTTTGCCGGAAACCGCCGCCTTTATGGGCAATGGCAAAGCGCGATGCCCTCGCGTTTCATCGACGAATTGCCCCCGGAACATGTCGAGGTTCTGACCCCGCCCGGCCTTTATGGCGGTGGCTATGGTGCAGCAATGGCCCATGCGGGTGGTGCGCCCGCAGCCGGAATGCAGGAGCGCGCGGCCCGGGCCGATGTCTACAATTCGCCCGGCTGGAAGCGGATGCAGGCCCGCGCGGCGGAACGCAAAACGCCAATACCCCGGGCAACGGTGACCATTGATGCGGATCCTGCTGCCGGATTCAGCGTTGGTGACAAGGTGGTTCACGCCAAATTTGGCCAGGGTCAGGTCATGGGCATTGCCGAGGGCACGTTGACGGTGCAGTTTGAGGCTGGTTTCAAGAACATCAAGGCCAGCTATGTCAGACCGGCCGGTGACGATCAGGACGTTCCGTTCTGA
- a CDS encoding STAS/SEC14 domain-containing protein, whose amino-acid sequence MLNIHVDSDRNIITARPEGLIPASEFEALGEAIDSYINERDRMPGLVIHLNALPHWQGLSAMRAHFEVVREHGVVLPRVAIVTDSKGLAFLPNLADIFVRARVRHFDQRNEAEAISWAGAAEHEPEGYLLLDGYPDNVIAIRAVGEVTSRDYEDRLIPLVRKKAKAHGKVRLLMQLGHDFDKYSVGAMWDDARLGLTNWRSFERIAIVSDIGWITRSIKMFAPLMPSEVAVFPDEALDAASDWICEGSAAVVTPPAVKPAPKPATRKPAATRSRRKTTTAKVAAEPQDAAAPKATTAKPATTKAATSKAATTKAANAKPATAARKPATAKAKAGSAAKATAPAPAPKAAAKPEAGVAATRTRRKPASTATSSQAEQAAKPATRSRRKSATTATSKPAETSAPASAPVASKSTAETPAASAPSTPAKPEN is encoded by the coding sequence ATGCTGAATATCCATGTAGACTCCGACAGGAATATCATCACCGCCCGGCCCGAAGGACTTATCCCTGCTTCTGAATTCGAGGCGCTGGGTGAGGCTATTGACAGCTACATCAATGAACGGGACCGGATGCCGGGACTGGTCATCCATCTGAACGCATTGCCCCATTGGCAGGGCCTGTCCGCGATGCGCGCCCATTTCGAGGTGGTGCGCGAACATGGCGTGGTTCTGCCGCGCGTGGCGATTGTCACCGACAGCAAGGGATTGGCCTTCCTTCCCAATCTGGCCGATATCTTCGTGCGTGCCCGCGTGCGTCACTTTGATCAGCGCAATGAAGCCGAGGCCATCTCCTGGGCCGGCGCGGCAGAGCATGAGCCCGAAGGCTATCTGCTGCTGGACGGTTATCCTGACAATGTGATCGCCATCCGTGCCGTCGGCGAGGTGACCTCGCGTGACTATGAAGACCGGCTGATCCCTCTGGTGCGCAAGAAGGCCAAGGCGCATGGCAAGGTGCGTCTGCTGATGCAGCTGGGTCATGATTTCGACAAGTATTCGGTGGGGGCCATGTGGGATGACGCCCGCCTTGGCCTGACCAACTGGCGCAGTTTCGAACGGATCGCGATTGTCAGCGACATTGGCTGGATCACGCGTTCGATCAAGATGTTCGCCCCCCTGATGCCCAGTGAAGTCGCGGTCTTCCCCGATGAGGCGCTGGATGCCGCCTCGGACTGGATCTGTGAAGGCAGCGCTGCCGTCGTGACGCCACCTGCCGTCAAGCCCGCGCCGAAACCGGCAACCCGCAAGCCAGCCGCTACAAGGTCGCGCCGCAAGACAACGACGGCCAAGGTCGCCGCCGAGCCCCAGGACGCCGCCGCCCCCAAGGCCACAACAGCAAAACCCGCGACCACCAAGGCTGCGACCAGCAAAGCCGCCACGACCAAGGCCGCAAATGCCAAGCCCGCAACCGCAGCGCGCAAGCCTGCCACCGCCAAGGCGAAGGCTGGCTCTGCCGCCAAGGCAACCGCGCCCGCACCGGCGCCCAAGGCTGCGGCAAAGCCTGAAGCCGGAGTTGCGGCGACCCGGACCCGGCGCAAACCGGCCAGCACGGCGACCTCATCTCAGGCCGAGCAAGCCGCAAAGCCCGCAACCCGCAGCCGACGCAAGTCCGCGACGACCGCGACATCAAAGCCAGCGGAAACCTCTGCACCCGCCAGCGCGCCCGTTGCGAGCAAATCGACGGCGGAAACGCCTGCAGCCAGCGCCCCCAGCACCCCGGCCAAGCCTGAAAACTAG
- a CDS encoding AAA family ATPase produces MDARNEMELPEEEIRRFYPQALSLLTGFEHAPRLGHSVVEAQADLSAGIAAPSRFRPTTPGLLGRGTGRADGVNLLERIENAGGDELLTPAAATLARVLRRAVAIAMAVAEDVAARSGGGELKRINLETRLPAARHREFAELLAVESLAALSVLANATAFLLAEHEGTYNVEGVTSDEVLTDNPQTALQGALWELDQNLSRHAHDDQSLLATALAWAEALSSTVAARGETAPRVGAFTGAAWRVAEDDFPIAGFAPPTRAHGGPVAMSFKKPEEVVGNAIAKHQAIRLARMLVAYDFDRMMNPFVELGGFVFTFLGDGRPGTGKTTLIQMMAGLINDYCLMAGYPFRYRNLSVDSIDSYQGKSGQNARAFVNAIIDPKVIAFGSIDDIDQIAGRRGDRQSSSGQQEITAVLMEAFAGASTVVRGNATFGMFSNHAENIDDALRQRASARFLIDGPKSRDDYIDILGLLMGPRHDIPIGDHDLMRAQAMQRAVAAEYSRHSRPAEEGLARVFDRVSREFGPLDNMADLGSYLHAIARAEPRFTGRAVKNITDAVKARAMDFDMPDEWFETPEPFLHQPYERKLQMIEALRKPVTPEMVVQEINRYADSEWRYAENADERAIQEAVRSMERMAEARRRFEGGG; encoded by the coding sequence ATGGACGCCCGCAACGAAATGGAACTGCCCGAGGAAGAGATCAGGCGCTTTTACCCGCAGGCGCTGTCGCTGCTGACCGGCTTTGAACATGCGCCGCGTCTGGGGCACTCGGTGGTTGAAGCGCAGGCCGATCTGTCAGCGGGTATTGCCGCGCCCTCGCGCTTTCGACCGACCACGCCGGGCCTGCTGGGGCGAGGGACGGGGCGGGCGGATGGTGTCAATCTGCTCGAGCGGATCGAGAATGCCGGTGGGGATGAATTGCTGACCCCTGCAGCGGCGACCCTGGCGCGGGTTCTGCGCCGTGCCGTCGCGATAGCCATGGCCGTCGCCGAGGATGTCGCCGCCCGTTCGGGTGGGGGCGAGCTGAAGCGGATCAATCTGGAAACCCGGTTGCCCGCCGCTCGGCATCGCGAATTTGCCGAGCTTCTGGCTGTCGAATCGCTTGCCGCGCTGTCGGTTCTGGCCAATGCCACGGCGTTTCTTCTGGCCGAACATGAGGGCACCTATAACGTCGAGGGTGTAACCTCGGACGAGGTGCTGACCGACAACCCGCAAACCGCCCTGCAGGGCGCGCTGTGGGAACTGGACCAGAACCTGTCGCGTCACGCGCATGATGACCAAAGCCTGCTCGCCACGGCGCTGGCATGGGCCGAGGCGCTGTCTTCGACCGTTGCTGCGCGGGGCGAAACCGCGCCGCGCGTGGGTGCCTTTACCGGTGCCGCCTGGCGGGTGGCCGAGGATGATTTTCCCATTGCCGGTTTCGCGCCGCCTACGCGGGCACATGGCGGCCCGGTGGCGATGAGCTTCAAGAAACCCGAAGAGGTCGTCGGCAACGCCATTGCCAAGCACCAGGCCATCCGCCTGGCGCGGATGCTGGTCGCCTATGATTTCGACCGGATGATGAACCCCTTTGTCGAGCTGGGCGGATTCGTCTTTACCTTTCTGGGCGACGGTCGGCCCGGCACCGGCAAGACGACGCTGATCCAGATGATGGCCGGGCTGATCAATGATTATTGCCTGATGGCGGGCTATCCCTTCCGCTATCGCAATCTGTCGGTGGACAGTATCGACAGCTATCAGGGCAAGTCTGGCCAGAATGCGCGGGCTTTCGTCAATGCGATCATTGACCCCAAGGTCATCGCCTTTGGCAGCATCGACGATATCGACCAGATCGCGGGGAGACGTGGCGACCGACAGTCTTCCTCGGGTCAGCAAGAGATCACCGCCGTTCTGATGGAGGCTTTTGCCGGTGCCTCGACAGTGGTGCGCGGCAATGCCACCTTCGGGATGTTTTCCAACCATGCCGAGAATATCGACGATGCCCTGCGCCAGCGTGCCTCGGCCCGCTTTCTGATCGATGGTCCAAAGAGCCGCGATGATTACATCGATATTCTGGGCCTGTTGATGGGGCCACGGCATGATATCCCGATCGGCGATCACGACCTGATGCGCGCGCAGGCCATGCAGCGGGCGGTGGCGGCCGAATATTCCCGCCATTCGCGCCCCGCCGAGGAAGGTCTGGCGCGGGTCTTTGACAGGGTCAGCCGTGAATTCGGCCCGCTGGACAATATGGCCGATCTGGGCAGCTATCTGCATGCCATCGCCCGTGCCGAGCCTCGTTTCACAGGCCGTGCGGTCAAGAATATCACCGATGCGGTCAAGGCACGGGCCATGGATTTTGACATGCCCGACGAATGGTTCGAAACGCCCGAGCCTTTCCTGCATCAACCCTATGAGCGCAAACTCCAGATGATCGAGGCGCTGCGCAAACCGGTCACGCCCGAGATGGTCGTGCAGGAAATCAACCGCTACGCCGACAGCGAATGGCGCTATGCCGAGAATGCCGATGAAAGGGCCATTCAGGAGGCGGTGCGGAGCATGGAGCGCATGGCCGAGGCCCGTCGCAGATTCGAGGGCGGAGGATGA
- a CDS encoding DUF6638 family protein, which translates to MRRLIEKGLMFGNLIRVDSPAWLGLYNRALARLTGRETALGEFHIDISGFSPEVGDELGDMDYLSPRGGERQFILLTTEQKTAPLLNSELSVLRDVLRRFITENESQLFSLTARDAVIGQIDDRVWSLETPADLATLRHLSIEADTTGNHVAEAERLGEMIDRFRSRPDAWWDDVLIARMIEQARKSGDVLRNPVRLAHTQFAMPDFWTADFGGVYVIRSCQQPAMIFAEAKQQVEVSGFLTLSLDDRHQVAAWLARNALAEPIINANGADAAAILRQKIDFILADAAIGLGIETGSGSRSELRRAAARMGPDLPDEISGLSALHRYAESGGDWPVIDSGDPAYFYALRATSGPLRDLINRLLSELAPRDVRQLFITHKPLFYKLYQGWPDSQRDYVVGILAREYAMDKQGTREALFGAEPDMSETGSAPARSGPWGPARVKLAEAALVRPAGPWGRASGGND; encoded by the coding sequence GTGAGACGGCTGATCGAAAAAGGCCTGATGTTTGGCAATCTGATCCGGGTGGATTCACCGGCATGGCTGGGATTGTATAACCGGGCCTTGGCCAGGCTGACCGGACGGGAAACCGCGCTAGGCGAATTTCACATCGACATCAGCGGCTTTTCACCCGAGGTCGGGGATGAGTTGGGCGACATGGACTATCTGTCTCCCAGGGGCGGGGAACGACAGTTCATCCTGCTGACGACGGAACAGAAAACCGCGCCCTTGCTGAATTCCGAACTGTCGGTGCTGCGCGATGTTCTGCGCCGGTTCATCACCGAAAATGAAAGCCAGCTGTTCAGCCTGACGGCGCGGGATGCCGTGATCGGCCAGATCGACGACCGGGTCTGGTCACTTGAGACCCCCGCCGATCTGGCGACATTGCGCCATCTGAGCATCGAGGCCGATACGACCGGCAACCATGTCGCCGAAGCCGAGCGGCTGGGCGAAATGATCGACCGCTTCCGCAGCCGACCCGATGCCTGGTGGGACGATGTGCTGATCGCCCGGATGATCGAACAGGCCCGAAAATCCGGAGATGTGCTGCGCAATCCGGTGCGGCTGGCCCATACCCAATTCGCCATGCCCGATTTCTGGACGGCGGATTTCGGCGGCGTCTATGTCATCCGCTCATGCCAGCAACCGGCGATGATCTTTGCAGAGGCGAAGCAACAGGTCGAAGTCTCGGGCTTTCTGACGCTTTCGCTGGATGACAGGCATCAGGTCGCGGCCTGGCTTGCCCGCAACGCTCTGGCCGAACCGATCATCAATGCAAACGGTGCGGATGCGGCGGCGATCCTGCGTCAGAAGATCGACTTCATTCTGGCTGATGCCGCGATAGGCCTGGGCATTGAGACAGGCAGTGGCAGTCGCAGCGAACTGCGCCGAGCGGCGGCCCGGATGGGGCCGGACCTGCCTGACGAGATATCCGGGCTGTCCGCGCTGCATCGCTATGCCGAAAGCGGCGGTGACTGGCCGGTGATCGACAGCGGCGACCCGGCCTATTTCTATGCCTTGCGCGCCACTTCGGGCCCATTGCGCGACCTGATCAACAGGTTGTTGTCCGAACTGGCCCCCCGCGATGTCCGGCAGCTGTTCATCACTCATAAACCGCTGTTCTATAAATTGTATCAAGGCTGGCCGGACAGCCAGCGGGACTATGTGGTGGGCATTCTGGCGCGGGAATACGCGATGGACAAACAGGGCACGCGCGAGGCGCTGTTCGGCGCCGAGCCGGACATGAGCGAGACCGGGAGTGCACCGGCACGCTCTGGCCCATGGGGTCCGGCCCGTGTTAAGCTGGCCGAGGCCGCGCTGGTCCGGCCGGCCGGACCATGGGGTCGTGCATCCGGAGGGAACGATTGA
- a CDS encoding DUF1523 family protein, which yields MFHYVKVVLGVLLGIVVFMFLDYSLPSKNTVRITNTYNRLTSITSSNAMFYAAEDTGTVENASGQRDVRFFETVRPNGKVYVYRNEDTGWIWPPYFKYDSANLHAEATNLRSTSADPQWVSITSYGWRIPWLTAYPNAISIDTLAGPDERPRNWGAMVICLVLLVFLALFWRMWAQFRERTIDPVVDQVDQAWDRVEDGADAARDHISTSTASAQGRFRRWLDSFKGKPRK from the coding sequence ATGTTCCATTACGTCAAGGTTGTTCTCGGGGTGTTGCTGGGGATCGTGGTGTTCATGTTCCTGGACTATAGCCTGCCTTCGAAGAACACTGTCCGGATCACCAATACCTACAACCGGCTGACCTCGATCACCTCGTCCAATGCCATGTTCTATGCCGCCGAGGACACCGGCACGGTCGAGAATGCCTCGGGACAGCGGGATGTGCGTTTCTTCGAAACCGTGCGGCCCAATGGCAAGGTCTATGTCTATCGCAATGAGGATACCGGCTGGATCTGGCCGCCCTATTTCAAATATGACAGCGCCAATCTGCATGCCGAGGCAACCAATCTGCGTTCGACATCGGCGGATCCGCAATGGGTCAGCATTACCTCCTATGGCTGGCGTATCCCTTGGCTGACCGCCTATCCCAATGCGATTTCGATCGACACGCTTGCCGGCCCGGATGAGCGGCCCCGCAACTGGGGCGCGATGGTCATCTGCCTTGTGCTGCTGGTGTTTCTGGCGCTGTTCTGGCGGATGTGGGCACAGTTCCGCGAACGCACCATTGATCCGGTGGTGGATCAGGTCGATCAGGCTTGGGACCGGGTCGAAGATGGTGCCGATGCCGCACGCGACCATATCTCGACCAGCACTGCCAGCGCACAGGGCAGGTTCAGGCGCTGGCTGGACAGCTTCAAGGGCAAGCCGCGCAAATAG